A section of the Telopea speciosissima isolate NSW1024214 ecotype Mountain lineage chromosome 3, Tspe_v1, whole genome shotgun sequence genome encodes:
- the LOC122656695 gene encoding 60S ribosomal protein L18a: MVTFRFHQYQVVGRGLPSATDEHPKIYRMKLWATNEVRAKSKFWYFLRKLKKVKKSNGQVLAINEIFEKNPTKIKNYGIWLRYQSRTGYHNMYKEYRDTTLNGAVEDMYNEMASRHRVRFPCIQIIKTATIPASLCKRESTKQFHNAKIKFPLVFRKVRPPTRKLKTTYKATKPNLFM, translated from the exons ATGGTGACTTTCAGG TTTCACCAGTATCAGGTGGTGGGGAGGGGTCTCCCTTCCGCGACAGACGAGCATCCAAAGATCTATAGGATGAAATTATGGGCAACGAACGAGGTTCGTGCCAAATCGAAGTTCTG GTATTTCTTGAGGAAGCTCAAGAAGGTCAAGAAGAGCAATGGACAAGTCCTTGCTATCAACGAG ATCTTTGAGAAGAacccaaccaagatcaagaaTTATGGGATTTGGTTACGGTACCAAAGCAGAACTGGGTATCACAATATGTACAAGGAATACCGAGACACCACACTTAATGGTGCTGTTGAGGATatgtacaatgagatggcatctcGCCACAGGGTAAGGTTTCCATGCATCCAAATTATCAAAACGGCTACCATCCCAGCGAGTCTTTGCAAGAGAGAGAGTACAAAGCAGTTTCATAACGCTAAAATCAAGTTCCCCTTGGTCTTCAGGAAAGTTAGGCCTCCAACCAGGAAGCTCAAAACCACATACAAGGCCACGAAGCCCAACTTGTTTATGTAA